From the genome of Alicyclobacillus sp. SO9:
CACATCCAGAACCGGCTTCGTGATGGTTCTCGAGAGAATGATGGTGAGTAGAACGGTAATCAGAAGCACAGCCGCACTGGTAGTATAAAAGATTGTCGTGACCTTTCTTACTGTCGTGTACGTGCTTTGAATTGGAACGACATCCTCAACCACCCCAACAAACTTCTTGTGAAACGTGATGGGAACTGCAACCGCCAAAATGTGGTCTCCATTCTGGGGGTCGTAGCGAATACCAGCCACCTTCTTCTTACCCACGAGAACTTGTGTTGCAATGGAGTCAATGCGCTTTTGTCCAACCAAAGCGGTACCTGCAGAGGTGTCCTGAACAATGCCTCGCTTATCAAGAATATATACGATGCCGCTTAACTGTTGCGGGAACGAAGACAAAAGCGAGGATATGTCACCTGGATTCTTCTTTGAATTTGCGAGTTGCGGTGCGACGATGGTTGCAAGAAGCTTTGCTTGCCGCTCCACATTGGCGGTTTCCCCGTTCAGCAGAGAAGAGTTCAATGTCCTGACGAAGTAGGCTCCAACGAGTTGCAGAGCAAACAGGATAAGCAGAAGATAAACGAAGACTAGTTTGACGCGAATACTACGCCACATCTGTGTTACCTCCGCGCTGCAAAGTATCCGACCCCGCGTTTCGTCAGAACGTATTGAGGTTGACTAGGGTCCGTCTCGAGTTTTTCCCGCAAACGCCGCACTGTCACGTCCACGGTACGGAGGTCCCCTTCATAGTCGTCTCCCCAAACGTCTGTTAACAGTTGGTCTCGGGTATAGACCATTCCGGGATGAGCTGCCATGGTGGCCAGCAGTTCAAACTCGCGGTGTGTCAAGGGGATGTCCGTGCCTGACTTTTTCACTTCATAGAGGTTAAGGTCAATTACAACATCACCGATGAAAAGCCTGCGGTTTGAGTTTTGGTCTTGATGATTGTCTTGGTCTTGCCACTGTCTGCGAAGATTCGCCTTGACCCTCGCAACCAGTTCCCTGCCGCTAAAAGGTTTGGTCACATAATCATCGGCACCGATTTCCAATCCTAGGACCTTGTCCACTTCTGAATCTCGAGCCGTAAGCATAATGACTGGGGCCATGCTGAAATTGCGTATTTCGCGGCAGACTTCAAATCCGTCTTTTTCAGGAAGCATAATGTCTAACAGGAGCAGGTCCGGTTCATAAGCTTTGGCCATGCTGACGGCCTCTTCACCATCAAAGGCGGTGATGACTTCAAACCCTTCCCGCTCCAGTGTGAACTTCAGTATATTGGCAATCGGTTCTTCGTCCTCCACCACCAAAACCGTAAACATCTCATTGCCTCCTATGCCTGTGAGCTCTGCCAGCAGTACTGGGCCAACCTATCCTTTAATGACGGTGCACCCAGACGAATCTCGGACTTTTGACAACGGTCTGATACCGACCTAAATTGTGCAGTAACGTGGAGTATTTGTCGCGTTCAAGGGGATTCATTGAAGCAGTTTGGTAACTGCTTAAATCGAACACAGGCGGTCCGAACCACCATGACTTTCGTGTAATATAGGCATTGACTCCAACTAGCTCACCCCGCTGAGCGTATGCCGGTACATCGTATACGTAGGCGTAGCGAGACCAGAAGGCCACACAAAGCAAGATAGCCAGAACAGTAAAAGTACGTATCCAAAAGCGAGTTGTTTGTACAGACCTCAGCATACGTACACGCCGAACCCTGCTGCGTCGGCGTTTACGGATCATTCTTCTGCGCCGCGCAAGCTGCTTTTGGTGCTCACCCCTGGTTAACCTGCTATCTGTTTGTGGCGTCAATCCTGTCACCTTACTCGCTATGAGCCTTCTCTAGATTTACGAATTTGTTGTAGTTTTTCAGAAAAACAAGCTCCACTGTTCCTGTAGGACCATTTCTTTGCTTCGCAATCAGTATTTCGACAATGTTTTTCTTCTCTGATTCGGGATCATAGTAATCGTCACGATACAAAAATGCAACAATATCAGCATCCTGCTCAATACTCCCTGACTCACGAATGTCGGAGAGCATCGGGTGCTTGTCCTGCCTCTGCTCGACTGACCGACTCAACTGGGCCAACGCGACCACTGGCACTTCCAACTCTCTCGCCATCTGTTTTAACATTCGAGAGATCTCGGAGATTTCCTGTTGTCTATTTTCGCCGGAACCTCTTCGTCCATGAATCAACTGTAGATAATCAATCACGACAAACCCTAACCCATACTGCGATTTCAGTCTGCGCAACTTGCTTCGCATTTCTGGAACTGTGATGCCCGGCGTGTCGTCAATGTAAATCGGGGCGCTGCCCAAGGTACTGACCCCCATTGACAGCCTCGGCCAATCTTCATCCTCCAACGTGCCTGTGCGAAGCTTGTGACTGTCAATGTAGGCTTCAGCACACAGCATACGTTGGACAAGTTGCTCCTTGGCCATTTCTAGACTAAAGATTGCAGCGGCTTGGCCAGCGCGAACGGCCACATTCTGAGCAATGTTCAGAGCAAACGCTGTCTTACCCACGGACGGCCGCGCAGCTACAATAATCAAATCCGACTTTTGGAACCCGCTTGTCATCCTGTCCAATTCACTGTAGCCCGTTGGCACACCCGTAAGTTTGCCCTCGTTTTCAAACAACTGCTCAATTTGCTCATAGGTTGTTTCGAGCACGTCTCCGATGTGAGTAAAATCGCGGACACGCTGGTTCTGCGACAAATCGAGGATCTTTCTTTCTGCCTCTGCCAAAACATCTTCAGCATCAGAATCCGCTCGGAAAGAGGCTGTCCCAATCTCCTGGGAGACTTGAATAATTCTTCTCAGCAACGCCTTTTCGCGAACGATTGCTGCATAATGTTCCACGTGAAGCACTGTCGGCATCGCTGCGGCTAGATTGATGACATACTCAGAGCCGCCAAGACTCTCCAAGACTCCCTCATGTTTCTGAAGAGCTTCAATGACCGTAACAACGTCAACCGGATTTCCGTTTTCGTAAATTCCACGCATGGCGCGAAAAATGTGTTGGTGTCCATTGGTATAGAAATCATCCGGTTCCAGCCACTCTGCAGCTTCAGAGACTGCTTCACTGGAAATTAACATAGCGCCCAAAACCGCTTGTTCAGCTTCAATGTTGTGGGGCGGCATGCGAATTGTATCCAGATTCAAGTTGGGTTCTGGTGACCGCGCTGCACTTTCACTCATTTTGCTCTACTCCCTTAGTCATTGCTCAACCTTCCTGTACATCTACGTTGACCGTGGCAGTAACTTCAGGGTGCAATTTGATTTGGACCTTGTGGGTGCCTAAAGACTTGATGTGCTCCGATAATTGAATCTTCCGCTTGTCAACATTGAACCCCTGTTGTTCAAGAGCATCTGCAATATGCTTGGTCGTTACAGCTCCGAACAATCGACCGCCCTCACCCGCCTGCGTGGTAATCGCCACGCGATGAGTCTCCAGCTTGGAGGCCAGTTCCTCTGCAGCACGTTTCTCCGCTGCAGCCAAGCGCTGCTCTTCTTTCTTTTTGTCTTGAAGCTCCTTCATTGCCGCTTCCGTAGCTTCTACTGCAAGTTTCCTGGGTAATAAGTAATTTCTGCCGTATCCCGGTGAGACATCAACCACGTCTCCCTCTTGACCCTGACCCTTCACGTTCGTTAACAGGATTACCTTCATGAAACAAACCCCTTTCTGGAAGATGTCCATCTGCCTCTGAGACAGTAGTTCTCATTATGGCATTGCCAGCACATGTTTATTGGAAGGTCTACTCTATTTTTTCTCAATGTTATGGCGCGCTCGATTGGCAATGTCAAAGACACCAATAATGATTAAAGCCATAGAGATAAATTGAACCGTAGTCCCTATGATGAGAAGAATCAAAACCAAAAAGCGAATCCGGTTTTGATACAGTTTTCTCCAGATTAACGCCAGACCCTGAATGCCTACTAGGAAAGCGCCGATAAGTTCAATGCTATTCAAAGTTTGCCACAAGACATGGTTTCCTTTAAAGGCATTAAACAGGAGCAACAGCAGGCTGAGAAGATATGTCATTAAAACAGAGTATGGTAAGTTCCACTTGCTCAAAATAGAAATTTGCACGGTGTCCCGCAATAACCATTTCAGTATGACCATATTAGCCATCGATAGGACAATCGCGATAATGGCAAGCAGGGCAGGGAACATTAGTGTGATAAAACTCTGCATCTGCTTGATAATCGTATCGGCATTGGAGGAAGACAACCCTAGTGCCTGACTTTCCTGTGTAAAGGTTCTGGAAACCTCTGAGCTCAACGCTCCAAGAATATCGATACCCGTGTATCGGAGCAAGGCCAGCAGTACTAATTCCAGCATTATCAGAACAAGTATAAAGGTAATAAGGGGGCCGAAAAATGAAACCTGTCTCGTGAGTTGTTCGCTCACAGACCACGCCAAAAAATAAAACGCCATTGCAAGTAAGACCGCAAGCCATCCCAAACCAGTAAGTGCAAGTGCAGCAGAAGCAATCAGCGATAAGATGAAACCGGTTCGTCTGCTTCTCAAAATTGTTAGTGCAACTATGGGGGCCGGCAGAAGCCAGAGTGTCAAAACTGAAAATCCGGGAAGTAATCCAAGCGATAGCAACAGTATATACATTACCAGAGCAATGCCTGTTTCCC
Proteins encoded in this window:
- a CDS encoding response regulator, with product MFTVLVVEDEEPIANILKFTLEREGFEVITAFDGEEAVSMAKAYEPDLLLLDIMLPEKDGFEVCREIRNFSMAPVIMLTARDSEVDKVLGLEIGADDYVTKPFSGRELVARVKANLRRQWQDQDNHQDQNSNRRLFIGDVVIDLNLYEVKKSGTDIPLTHREFELLATMAAHPGMVYTRDQLLTDVWGDDYEGDLRTVDVTVRRLREKLETDPSQPQYVLTKRGVGYFAARR
- the dnaB gene encoding replicative DNA helicase, with protein sequence MSESAARSPEPNLNLDTIRMPPHNIEAEQAVLGAMLISSEAVSEAAEWLEPDDFYTNGHQHIFRAMRGIYENGNPVDVVTVIEALQKHEGVLESLGGSEYVINLAAAMPTVLHVEHYAAIVREKALLRRIIQVSQEIGTASFRADSDAEDVLAEAERKILDLSQNQRVRDFTHIGDVLETTYEQIEQLFENEGKLTGVPTGYSELDRMTSGFQKSDLIIVAARPSVGKTAFALNIAQNVAVRAGQAAAIFSLEMAKEQLVQRMLCAEAYIDSHKLRTGTLEDEDWPRLSMGVSTLGSAPIYIDDTPGITVPEMRSKLRRLKSQYGLGFVVIDYLQLIHGRRGSGENRQQEISEISRMLKQMARELEVPVVALAQLSRSVEQRQDKHPMLSDIRESGSIEQDADIVAFLYRDDYYDPESEKKNIVEILIAKQRNGPTGTVELVFLKNYNKFVNLEKAHSE
- the rplI gene encoding 50S ribosomal protein L9, producing MKVILLTNVKGQGQEGDVVDVSPGYGRNYLLPRKLAVEATEAAMKELQDKKKEEQRLAAAEKRAAEELASKLETHRVAITTQAGEGGRLFGAVTTKHIADALEQQGFNVDKRKIQLSEHIKSLGTHKVQIKLHPEVTATVNVDVQEG
- a CDS encoding DUF2232 domain-containing protein, which codes for MDYKPMDRETGIALVMYILLLSLGLLPGFSVLTLWLLPAPIVALTILRSRRTGFILSLIASAALALTGLGWLAVLLAMAFYFLAWSVSEQLTRQVSFFGPLITFILVLIMLELVLLALLRYTGIDILGALSSEVSRTFTQESQALGLSSSNADTIIKQMQSFITLMFPALLAIIAIVLSMANMVILKWLLRDTVQISILSKWNLPYSVLMTYLLSLLLLLFNAFKGNHVLWQTLNSIELIGAFLVGIQGLALIWRKLYQNRIRFLVLILLIIGTTVQFISMALIIIGVFDIANRARHNIEKK